The following proteins come from a genomic window of Streptomyces sp. GS7:
- a CDS encoding ABC transporter ATP-binding protein, which produces MLRQLWTLTRGQRRSLSAALLLTLVAAAVGVAQPLAAKEVVDALTARRPLFLPVAALVLLLLTQALIGSCAAFLLERAGERFVLDTRTRLFSHLLRIRMHAFDRLRVGDLMARASTDVAVLREALTHLSVQLATNLCIALGSVSAMFVIDPVLMLLILSVLLVGSVVIKVLSVRIGRVSMRLQTAVGAISAGLERALSGLRTVRANRAEQREFDHLTTLAHRAYEAAVRSARLTATIAPVAQMAINAAFVLVLLVGAFRVDQGALSLGALVAILLYANQLGGPITELIEGLASMSRAKGATERIQEVYSLPTEERTTATPGRGTPQRRPARRGADTAALEVRDLRFGYVPDTPVLRGLSLTVPPHALVALVGPSGAGKSTAFALINRFYEPWSGSIRIDGRSTTDLGLDAWRSHIGWVEQDCPMLHGTLRENLRYAAPDADDDSLWRILDLVNLTQKVRSLSAGLDTEVGERGAHLSSGERQRLAIGRAILARPRLLLMDEPTAHLDPANEAALTVTLHNLRKECALLVIAHRMTTIEAADSVVMLDNGTAHATGTYAELLRTDSGFQRHVAARAYASPTPTQEPVVVTDPTA; this is translated from the coding sequence ATGCTTCGACAGCTATGGACGCTGACCCGGGGGCAGCGCCGCTCCTTGAGCGCCGCCCTGCTCCTCACCTTGGTCGCGGCTGCTGTCGGGGTCGCCCAGCCCCTGGCCGCCAAGGAGGTGGTCGACGCCCTCACCGCGCGCCGGCCGTTGTTCCTGCCCGTGGCGGCCCTGGTCCTGCTGCTGCTGACCCAGGCACTGATCGGTTCCTGCGCCGCCTTCCTGCTGGAGCGCGCGGGCGAACGGTTCGTGCTGGACACGCGCACCAGGCTGTTCTCGCACCTGTTGCGGATCCGGATGCATGCCTTCGACCGCCTGCGCGTGGGCGACCTCATGGCGCGCGCCTCAACGGACGTGGCCGTCCTGCGTGAAGCGCTGACGCATCTCTCCGTCCAGCTCGCCACCAACCTGTGCATCGCGCTGGGCAGTGTCAGTGCCATGTTCGTGATCGACCCGGTCCTGATGCTGCTCATCCTGAGCGTGCTGCTCGTCGGCAGCGTCGTGATCAAGGTCCTGTCGGTGCGCATCGGTCGCGTGTCGATGCGGCTGCAGACCGCCGTCGGAGCGATCTCGGCAGGGCTGGAGCGCGCCCTGTCGGGCTTGCGCACCGTCCGTGCCAACCGTGCCGAACAGCGGGAGTTCGACCACCTCACCACGCTGGCCCACCGCGCCTACGAGGCCGCGGTGCGCAGTGCCAGGCTCACCGCGACGATCGCCCCCGTGGCCCAGATGGCCATCAACGCCGCCTTCGTCCTGGTCCTGTTGGTCGGTGCGTTCCGCGTGGACCAGGGGGCGCTCTCGCTCGGTGCCTTGGTGGCGATCCTGCTGTACGCCAATCAACTCGGCGGACCCATCACCGAGTTGATCGAGGGCCTCGCCTCGATGAGCAGAGCCAAGGGCGCCACCGAACGCATCCAGGAGGTCTACTCGCTCCCCACCGAAGAGCGCACCACCGCCACGCCGGGCCGCGGCACACCGCAACGGCGACCGGCCCGTCGCGGGGCGGATACGGCGGCGCTGGAGGTCCGTGATCTGCGGTTCGGGTACGTCCCCGACACCCCGGTGCTCCGGGGACTGTCGCTGACGGTCCCTCCCCACGCGCTTGTCGCCCTGGTCGGCCCGTCCGGGGCCGGCAAGTCCACGGCCTTCGCGTTGATCAACCGCTTCTACGAGCCGTGGAGCGGCAGCATCCGCATCGACGGACGCTCCACCACGGATCTGGGCCTCGACGCATGGCGTTCGCACATCGGCTGGGTCGAGCAGGACTGCCCGATGCTGCACGGCACGTTGCGGGAGAACCTCCGCTACGCCGCCCCGGACGCCGACGACGACAGCCTGTGGCGGATCCTCGACCTGGTCAACCTCACCCAGAAGGTCCGCAGCCTCTCCGCCGGGCTGGACACCGAGGTGGGCGAGCGGGGCGCGCACCTGTCGAGCGGCGAACGGCAGAGGCTCGCGATCGGCCGGGCGATCCTGGCCCGTCCCCGACTGCTGCTGATGGACGAGCCCACCGCCCACCTCGACCCCGCCAACGAGGCCGCCCTGACGGTCACCCTGCACAACCTGCGGAAGGAATGTGCCCTGCTCGTCATCGCCCATCGGATGACCACCATCGAGGCGGCGGACTCCGTGGTCATGCTCGACAACGGAACGGCTCACGCCACCGGAACGTACGCCGAACTCCTCCGCACCGACTCGGGGTTCCAACGGCACGTCGCCGCACGGGCGTACGCATCCCCAACACCCACCCAGGAACCGGTAGTTGTCACCGACCCTACCGCCTGA
- a CDS encoding lasso peptide biosynthesis PqqD family chaperone, whose translation MKLSLTAHTLTTDTDDGAVLLSQRTGHYWQLNSTGAYALQRLLAGRTTDQVAKEFAERFGIALDQAREDLAAMTDQLRASGMVEAC comes from the coding sequence ATGAAGCTCAGCCTGACCGCCCACACGCTCACCACCGACACCGACGACGGTGCGGTACTGCTGAGCCAGCGCACCGGGCACTACTGGCAGCTCAATTCGACCGGCGCCTACGCGCTGCAGCGACTGCTCGCCGGCCGCACCACGGACCAAGTGGCCAAGGAGTTCGCGGAGCGGTTCGGCATCGCACTGGACCAGGCGCGCGAGGACCTCGCGGCGATGACCGATCAACTCCGGGCGTCCGGAATGGTGGAGGCGTGCTGA
- a CDS encoding lasso peptide biosynthesis B2 protein — translation MTSPPCALPPRVRLPLRRRVVPLAAVALARPLAALPPRYLRAVLQVLRVGARPSTAAQASAARTAVVAVSLRCAVHHCLQRSVAAAVVCRLKGTWPTWQTGVRTTPFAAHAWIEADGQVIDEPYPDGYYRPLLTVAPVPPRQGAR, via the coding sequence GTGACCAGTCCCCCGTGTGCCCTGCCGCCGCGCGTCCGGCTGCCCCTGCGCCGGCGCGTGGTGCCGCTGGCCGCCGTGGCCCTTGCCCGGCCGCTGGCCGCGCTGCCGCCCCGGTATCTGCGTGCCGTACTCCAGGTGCTGCGTGTCGGGGCCCGTCCGAGTACCGCCGCGCAGGCTTCCGCGGCCCGGACCGCGGTGGTCGCGGTGAGTCTGCGCTGTGCCGTGCACCACTGCCTGCAGCGGTCGGTCGCCGCGGCCGTGGTGTGCCGGCTCAAGGGGACGTGGCCCACCTGGCAGACCGGCGTGCGCACCACTCCGTTCGCCGCCCATGCCTGGATCGAGGCCGACGGCCAGGTGATCGACGAGCCGTATCCCGACGGCTACTACCGGCCGCTGCTCACCGTCGCCCCCGTACCACCCAGGCAAGGGGCCCGTTAG
- a CDS encoding asparagine synthase-related protein, with the protein MDGSAGRANGADVALISGGEALQSLNDNNLMVFPDSPGGARVHRQVGAMAPQMVPHASGRPWLAGSWDPEDLVVADAGPVRVVVYGSVSLTQERLSALVPTVRALPDLDRLVRRLPGSAHVLASAHGQVRFQGTVTGTRCVFTACVDDVPIAGDRADVLAGITGAEVDEELLAASVTSGMFFAPLSERSWWRGVQQVPADSYAVLPGNGAARMVRWWLPPEPHLSVAEGAGQVRERLREAVALRQPRQGRLSADLSGGMDSTSLCFLAAEHRPDLLTFRWTGGSVINDDPQYAEQAARSLRRAEHLTMPESSAPPVFSPPYWASDTEAPRATTRGMNAIRTGIRLLVEHGATWHLAGHGADELFTGSAAYLHTLLRRRPVTALRQLQAHRALSRWPLATSLSELLRGEDLGTWWRRCADALVRPAPAGPAPALGWGALLPATPWATGEAVQTTRRLFHGLAEEIAPLAPDRGQHEALTALRSAGPVLRLLRREFAVEGLRLELPYLDDRVVEAVLAIHPHERCTPWRYKPVLAAAMRGLVPDVILDRSTKGDCEESVDRALQQHVPDLLELFADSLLAHRGLIDVAKLRTTLRTPPRSADVWSAQLEATLGAELWLREIAARPGGPPTASAGLAAAHPHRMPDPEEAL; encoded by the coding sequence ATGGACGGTTCTGCCGGCCGTGCCAACGGTGCGGATGTCGCCCTGATATCTGGTGGTGAGGCATTGCAGTCCCTGAACGACAACAACCTCATGGTCTTCCCGGACTCCCCGGGCGGCGCTCGGGTCCACCGCCAAGTCGGGGCAATGGCACCACAGATGGTGCCGCACGCCTCCGGTCGGCCGTGGCTGGCCGGCTCGTGGGATCCGGAGGATCTGGTGGTGGCCGACGCCGGGCCCGTGCGCGTCGTGGTCTACGGCTCGGTCTCCCTCACGCAGGAACGTCTGTCAGCGCTGGTTCCCACGGTGCGCGCCCTGCCTGACCTGGACCGGCTGGTCCGCCGGCTTCCCGGCAGTGCGCATGTGCTGGCGTCGGCCCATGGCCAGGTGCGGTTCCAGGGCACCGTCACCGGAACCCGTTGCGTGTTCACCGCATGCGTGGACGATGTGCCGATCGCCGGCGACAGGGCCGACGTACTGGCCGGGATCACCGGTGCGGAGGTGGACGAGGAGCTGCTCGCGGCGAGCGTGACGTCCGGCATGTTCTTCGCGCCGCTGAGCGAACGCAGTTGGTGGCGAGGCGTTCAGCAGGTACCCGCGGACTCCTACGCGGTCCTCCCCGGCAACGGTGCGGCGCGCATGGTGCGTTGGTGGTTGCCGCCGGAGCCGCACCTTTCCGTGGCGGAGGGGGCGGGCCAGGTGCGCGAGAGACTGCGGGAGGCCGTGGCCCTGCGGCAGCCCCGGCAGGGCAGGCTGTCGGCGGACCTGTCGGGCGGCATGGACTCCACCTCGCTGTGCTTCCTGGCTGCCGAGCACCGCCCCGACCTGCTGACCTTTCGGTGGACCGGCGGCAGCGTCATCAACGACGACCCGCAGTACGCGGAACAGGCCGCGCGCTCGCTGCGGCGCGCCGAGCATCTGACCATGCCGGAGAGCAGCGCGCCGCCGGTGTTCTCCCCACCGTACTGGGCCTCGGACACGGAAGCCCCCAGGGCCACCACCCGCGGGATGAACGCGATCCGCACCGGTATCCGGCTGCTGGTCGAACACGGTGCCACGTGGCACCTGGCCGGGCACGGAGCCGACGAGTTGTTCACCGGCAGCGCCGCCTATCTGCACACGCTGCTACGTCGCCGCCCGGTGACCGCCCTGCGTCAGCTGCAGGCCCACCGGGCGCTGTCCCGCTGGCCGTTGGCGACCAGCCTGTCGGAGCTGTTGCGCGGGGAAGACCTCGGCACGTGGTGGCGACGGTGCGCCGACGCACTCGTCCGTCCCGCGCCGGCCGGCCCGGCACCCGCCCTGGGCTGGGGGGCACTGCTGCCCGCGACGCCGTGGGCCACCGGAGAGGCGGTGCAGACCACGCGGCGGCTCTTCCACGGCCTGGCGGAGGAGATCGCCCCCCTGGCGCCGGACCGCGGGCAGCACGAGGCTCTCACCGCACTGCGCAGCGCAGGACCCGTGTTGCGGTTGCTCCGTCGTGAGTTCGCGGTCGAGGGGCTGCGCCTGGAGCTGCCTTACCTGGACGACCGTGTGGTGGAGGCGGTGCTGGCGATCCATCCCCACGAGCGCTGCACCCCTTGGCGGTACAAGCCGGTGCTGGCCGCGGCGATGCGTGGTCTGGTGCCCGATGTGATCCTCGACCGGTCCACCAAGGGTGACTGCGAGGAGTCCGTCGACCGTGCGTTGCAGCAGCACGTTCCGGACCTGCTGGAGCTGTTCGCGGACTCGCTGCTGGCGCACCGCGGCCTGATCGACGTGGCGAAGTTGCGGACCACCTTGCGCACGCCGCCGCGCAGCGCCGACGTCTGGTCCGCGCAGCTGGAGGCGACGCTGGGCGCCGAGCTGTGGTTGCGGGAGATCGCTGCCCGCCCCGGCGGCCCGCCGACCGCATCCGCCGGCCTCGCCGCCGCCCACCCACACCGCATGCCCGATCCCGAGGAGGCCCTGTGA
- a CDS encoding SDR family oxidoreductase, with amino-acid sequence MPVLFTGATGFLGCRIVRELLSEGGDEPITVIGRHSGPELRARMTAALTWLQGPPLPVGALDRLHYLSGDITLPGLGLTTEERARATDGLHQLWHNAAQIRLEGDPAPLHLSNVVGTRHVLELADHAPDAHLMHVSTAYVAGRRLTGHVLEEDLREEHGFQTYYEESKYTAERLVRAWASRTGRPVTVFRPGLLVTDRPVPDGLPDQPLGTLLRLVDAGMRNRAVRNASLIAYVKGGWHGGEAVRVRVAADAEGTANLVQVEYAARAMARVAKAHTGRRAAVRTVHVTHPHNASVDIVPKAMKIRYPRLALSVVPHIPDPTPLETLIAQQGARMIEFSAHRRTYDRTGLLEAVGDLPDPEPIDETYLTRACGDPDAPASV; translated from the coding sequence GTGCCCGTCCTGTTCACCGGAGCCACCGGATTCCTCGGCTGCCGCATCGTGCGTGAACTCCTTTCCGAGGGCGGTGACGAACCGATCACCGTCATCGGCCGCCACAGTGGGCCGGAGCTTCGGGCCCGGATGACAGCGGCCCTGACCTGGCTCCAGGGTCCGCCGCTGCCGGTCGGCGCGCTGGACCGGCTGCACTACCTGAGCGGGGACATCACACTGCCGGGACTCGGCCTGACGACCGAGGAGCGCGCACGGGCAACGGACGGTCTCCACCAGTTGTGGCACAACGCCGCCCAGATCAGGCTGGAGGGTGATCCGGCCCCCCTTCACCTCTCCAACGTCGTGGGAACCCGGCACGTCCTGGAACTCGCGGACCACGCCCCCGATGCCCATCTGATGCACGTCAGCACGGCGTACGTCGCGGGACGCCGACTCACCGGCCACGTCCTCGAAGAGGACCTTCGTGAGGAGCACGGCTTCCAGACCTATTACGAGGAGAGCAAGTACACCGCCGAACGCCTGGTCCGCGCCTGGGCGTCCCGCACCGGCCGTCCGGTGACCGTGTTCCGCCCCGGCCTTCTCGTCACGGACCGGCCCGTCCCTGACGGGCTTCCCGACCAACCGCTGGGCACCCTGCTGCGGCTCGTCGACGCGGGCATGCGCAACAGGGCCGTACGCAACGCAAGCCTGATCGCATACGTCAAGGGGGGTTGGCACGGCGGGGAGGCCGTGCGCGTCCGCGTCGCCGCGGATGCTGAAGGAACAGCGAACCTGGTGCAGGTGGAGTATGCCGCCCGGGCCATGGCCCGGGTGGCGAAGGCACACACCGGCCGGCGCGCGGCCGTACGCACCGTGCATGTCACCCACCCGCACAACGCGTCGGTCGACATCGTGCCGAAGGCAATGAAGATCCGGTACCCCCGCCTTGCCTTGAGCGTCGTGCCACACATCCCCGACCCCACGCCGCTGGAGACGCTGATCGCCCAACAGGGCGCGCGAATGATCGAGTTCAGCGCTCACCGCCGCACCTATGACCGGACCGGCCTGTTGGAGGCCGTCGGAGACCTGCCCGATCCCGAACCCATCGACGAGACCTACCTCACCCGGGCATGCGGCGACCCGGATGCCCCCGCCTCCGTATGA